A DNA window from Nitrospira sp. contains the following coding sequences:
- a CDS encoding Biopolymer transport protein ExbB (MaGe:77307420), translating into MDALKHMVDFGIIGLLMVLSLWAMAVAVERWLYYRRVTPAQFDDIQTMEMALTKRLVVIGTVAANAPYIGLLGTVMGIMLTFHTMGTSGTMAVGAIMVGLSLALKATAVGLLVAIPCVVLNNVLRRRVSELLTLYKVQHGS; encoded by the coding sequence GTGGATGCGCTGAAACATATGGTCGATTTCGGAATTATCGGACTGTTGATGGTGTTGAGTCTGTGGGCGATGGCGGTGGCGGTCGAGCGCTGGCTGTACTATCGGCGCGTGACGCCGGCCCAGTTCGACGACATTCAAACGATGGAAATGGCGTTGACGAAGCGGCTGGTCGTCATCGGAACAGTGGCGGCGAATGCGCCCTACATCGGACTGTTGGGAACTGTGATGGGCATCATGCTGACGTTTCACACGATGGGCACGTCCGGCACGATGGCGGTTGGAGCCATCATGGTGGGGCTCAGCCTGGCGCTCAAAGCCACCGCCGTTGGGTTATTAGTGGCGATTCCCTGCGTCGTTCTGAATAACGTGTTGCGGCGCCGAGTGTCGGAGTTGCTCACGCTGTACAAGGTGCAGCATGGATCGTGA
- a CDS encoding Putative FpvR (Evidence 3 : Putative function from multiple computational evidences; MaGe:77307421) has protein sequence MSRVAEEDTKPNGSGSAADQALQWFVRLRSGAVTSAERRSFDLWLHGDRRHREEFEQCARVWSELDAAKPLLREELANVADDWEQAGRLSVRGRGWGHQWGAEWRWGTARFSAVLGTLLVVLIAGGWWFGVGVEMAEYQTAKGERRTVFLPDGSTVTMNTNTAVAVEFTPVRRAVIVREGEALVAVAHGDRRQFDVMSGGRVIRDIGTQFVVRRQDQSVRVTVVEGAVEVQRFAEGSPDQSWQVLRAGQQLSYEQQGPLSPVGPASLAVATAWIDGKIVFEDRLLSDVLQEVGRYHAGEIRILDPRVASLKVSGVFDVRDREGFLAALERALPVAASRVTAELIILEARANVLSER, from the coding sequence ATGAGCCGGGTGGCAGAAGAGGATACGAAGCCGAACGGCAGCGGATCGGCCGCCGACCAGGCGCTGCAATGGTTTGTGCGGCTTCGGTCGGGTGCCGTCACCTCCGCTGAGCGCCGGAGTTTTGACCTATGGCTTCATGGCGATCGCAGGCATCGAGAGGAATTTGAGCAGTGCGCCAGAGTTTGGAGCGAGCTGGATGCGGCCAAGCCGCTCTTGCGCGAGGAACTGGCGAACGTCGCGGATGACTGGGAGCAGGCGGGCCGCCTTTCCGTGAGGGGCCGTGGGTGGGGCCATCAGTGGGGTGCTGAGTGGAGATGGGGCACGGCTCGCTTCTCGGCTGTCTTGGGAACGCTTCTGGTGGTGTTGATCGCCGGAGGATGGTGGTTTGGAGTGGGAGTTGAGATGGCGGAGTATCAGACGGCCAAGGGCGAGCGCCGGACAGTCTTTCTCCCCGATGGGTCAACGGTCACGATGAATACGAACACGGCGGTGGCCGTGGAATTCACGCCTGTCAGGAGAGCGGTTATCGTTCGCGAGGGGGAAGCGCTGGTGGCGGTTGCGCATGGCGACAGACGGCAGTTTGACGTCATGTCCGGAGGCAGGGTCATCCGGGATATCGGCACGCAGTTTGTCGTTCGCCGTCAAGATCAGAGCGTGAGGGTGACGGTGGTCGAAGGCGCAGTTGAAGTGCAGCGGTTTGCAGAAGGATCGCCGGACCAGTCCTGGCAAGTACTGAGGGCTGGCCAGCAACTATCCTACGAGCAGCAAGGGCCGCTGTCTCCGGTCGGTCCTGCGTCTCTGGCCGTGGCCACGGCCTGGATTGACGGAAAGATCGTCTTCGAGGACCGGCTGTTGTCGGACGTGCTCCAAGAAGTGGGGCGGTATCACGCGGGAGAGATCCGGATTCTCGATCCGCGAGTCGCCTCGCTGAAGGTGAGCGGCGTATTCGATGTGCGGGATCGCGAGGGCTTCCTCGCGGCGCTGGAACGCGCGCTTCCCGTCGCCGCATCCCGTGTGACCGCGGAGCTGATTATTCTGGAAGCGCGCGCGAATGTTTTGTCGGAGAGGTGA
- a CDS encoding Biopolymer transport protein ExbD (MaGe:77307419), whose protein sequence is MDRELNQINVIPLVDVMLVLLVIVLTTATFISTGQVPVELAKAKSANEHKDVPLVITLTADGHLFLNDRPVVADGLTASLTSHPRESLVVVRADRVTILERFVGVVDEVRGLGFRQVSLEVVRS, encoded by the coding sequence ATGGATCGTGAATTGAATCAGATCAATGTCATTCCGCTGGTCGATGTGATGCTTGTGTTGCTGGTGATTGTCTTGACGACTGCCACCTTCATTTCCACTGGGCAAGTGCCAGTGGAGTTGGCGAAGGCGAAATCGGCGAACGAGCACAAAGACGTGCCGCTGGTGATCACGCTGACGGCGGACGGACATCTGTTTTTGAACGATCGGCCGGTTGTGGCGGATGGGTTGACGGCGAGTCTTACGTCTCATCCAAGGGAATCGCTTGTGGTCGTGCGGGCAGACCGGGTCACTATTTTGGAACGGTTTGTCGGTGTGGTGGATGAAGTGCGCGGCCTTGGCTTCCGCCAGGTAAGTCTTGAGGTGGTGCGATCATGA
- a CDS encoding Sigma-70 factor FpvI (ECF subfamily), controling pyoverdin biosynthesis (MaGe:77307423): MPMQDQRLVLETSLFQQYYGELLRFLTAKLGCREQAADVVQETFLRVRGVQDLAGVAQPRAFLYKTALNLTVDVFRRQRVRAERGLGLDLAEDLPSLVPRQDDVLEARERVQLLYSAIAELPPRCRQVFLLHKFMDLSHAEIAGRLGISKNMVEKHVMKALAHCRQRVGL; encoded by the coding sequence ATGCCGATGCAGGATCAACGGCTGGTACTCGAAACCTCGCTCTTTCAGCAGTATTACGGTGAACTGCTGCGATTTTTGACCGCCAAGCTGGGATGTCGAGAGCAGGCCGCCGATGTCGTGCAAGAGACTTTCCTCCGTGTGCGCGGCGTACAGGATCTCGCCGGCGTCGCCCAGCCGAGGGCCTTTTTGTATAAAACGGCGCTGAATTTGACGGTCGATGTGTTTCGCCGGCAGCGCGTGCGGGCCGAGCGGGGCCTGGGCCTGGATCTGGCCGAGGATCTTCCGTCTCTGGTCCCTCGTCAAGACGATGTGTTGGAAGCGCGGGAGCGAGTGCAGCTTCTCTACTCGGCGATTGCGGAGCTTCCTCCCAGATGCCGGCAGGTATTTCTTCTTCACAAATTCATGGATCTGTCCCATGCGGAGATTGCCGGCCGTCTGGGCATTTCCAAGAATATGGTGGAGAAGCATGTCATGAAGGCGCTCGCGCATTGCCGGCAACGTGTAGGCCTGTAG
- a CDS encoding TonBC domain-containing protein (MaGe:77307424): MGFLFHMRFNVNRALPQAQIALPREEKRERRRSGTGVPWYGPRPSAPSGELGWQSSLAAVSLSQRASLNRPLPSVERDRFESEAASLLGWSVSALAHGFMLAIAVVLNFHVGQAPAISQKELFRWEVSLMAAPKVESIVAEGVSQQAATAENESDLQPAVDARPIEPLSQSADRPEESLRSDAVVGEVATQSNTRHASPMSGHSILSADDAANVASPAVVSPAASPLPPPEIENPHESSSLQVSTQPENPAVLQRPQAVSRSVMTRAALPDYTWLMDTLRTKLEQVKIYPSSAKTSHAQGRVVVRVSILRNGRILDSEVEESSGHPILDQAALDALQAASPLALAHSLEGESVVMLVPLNYQLE, from the coding sequence ATGGGCTTTTTATTTCATATGAGATTCAATGTGAACAGGGCATTGCCACAGGCTCAAATCGCTCTTCCGCGGGAAGAGAAAAGGGAGAGACGGAGAAGCGGCACGGGGGTTCCATGGTATGGACCTCGTCCGTCTGCTCCATCGGGTGAACTGGGATGGCAGAGCTCGTTGGCTGCTGTTTCTCTGAGCCAGCGAGCCTCTCTCAATCGGCCGCTGCCGTCCGTCGAACGCGATCGGTTTGAAAGCGAGGCGGCGTCGCTGCTGGGGTGGAGTGTATCGGCGCTTGCGCATGGTTTCATGTTGGCCATAGCGGTTGTCTTGAATTTTCACGTTGGTCAGGCTCCTGCCATTTCGCAAAAAGAACTGTTCCGATGGGAGGTGTCGCTGATGGCGGCGCCCAAAGTCGAATCGATTGTCGCGGAAGGAGTGAGCCAGCAAGCAGCGACAGCGGAGAACGAATCGGATCTTCAACCTGCCGTCGATGCCCGGCCAATCGAACCGCTCTCACAGTCTGCCGATAGGCCTGAAGAATCGCTGCGGTCGGACGCAGTCGTCGGCGAGGTTGCTACTCAGTCGAACACTCGGCATGCCTCCCCCATGTCTGGGCATTCGATCTTGTCGGCGGACGATGCGGCGAATGTTGCATCGCCTGCCGTGGTGAGTCCTGCCGCTTCCCCTCTGCCTCCCCCGGAAATCGAAAATCCGCATGAGTCGAGCAGTCTTCAGGTCAGCACCCAGCCTGAGAATCCAGCGGTGCTCCAGCGCCCTCAGGCGGTTTCCCGGTCAGTGATGACCAGGGCTGCGTTGCCAGACTACACCTGGCTCATGGATACGCTGCGAACGAAGCTGGAACAGGTAAAGATCTATCCCTCGTCGGCAAAGACCAGCCATGCGCAGGGGCGAGTGGTCGTTCGGGTCAGTATCCTGAGGAATGGACGTATTCTCGACTCTGAGGTCGAGGAAAGTTCCGGGCATCCCATATTGGACCAAGCCGCGCTCGATGCGCTACAGGCGGCGTCCCCGCTCGCGCTCGCGCATTCGCTGGAGGGAGAGTCCGTGGTCATGTTGGTTCCGCTCAACTATCAACTTGAGTAA
- a CDS encoding conserved exported protein of unknown function (Evidence 4 : Unknown function but conserved in other organisms; MaGe:77307425): MRNRTCRRQRMMVALSSLLGALVLAGPQIASAIDVKLSADDAQKALEAGRIPMEKANSPEDVKKVLQQASLATRVGSDPEKDSCGASAILRTKRFRLEAFGRQEAAESKKQKKDIRMPDEFIKKVVEMPNMEVEVQLCGDDEYFAEGAQIAFQQGNKNIKPVDVSPAEKGRKNDGQGPAFRSRFTARFAYDSFDPSAKTKVVVFFPDGKTSEFDADFSKVR; this comes from the coding sequence ATGCGGAACAGAACCTGTCGGCGTCAAAGAATGATGGTGGCGTTGTCGAGTCTGTTGGGGGCTCTGGTTCTGGCCGGACCGCAGATCGCGTCGGCGATTGATGTGAAGCTGTCTGCCGACGATGCCCAGAAGGCCCTCGAAGCCGGCCGCATTCCGATGGAGAAAGCCAATTCGCCGGAAGACGTCAAGAAGGTGCTCCAGCAAGCGTCGCTTGCCACGCGGGTGGGATCGGACCCCGAGAAAGATTCCTGCGGCGCCAGCGCTATCCTTCGCACTAAGCGATTCCGGCTTGAAGCGTTTGGCCGCCAGGAAGCGGCGGAGTCCAAGAAACAGAAAAAAGACATCCGCATGCCGGATGAGTTCATCAAGAAGGTCGTCGAGATGCCGAACATGGAAGTGGAAGTGCAACTGTGCGGCGACGACGAATATTTCGCCGAAGGGGCGCAGATCGCATTCCAGCAAGGGAATAAGAACATCAAGCCGGTCGATGTGAGCCCTGCGGAAAAAGGCCGCAAGAACGACGGGCAGGGACCTGCCTTCCGCTCGCGGTTCACGGCGCGTTTCGCCTACGATAGCTTCGATCCCAGCGCCAAAACCAAAGTCGTGGTGTTTTTCCCCGATGGGAAGACCAGCGAGTTCGACGCCGACTTTTCAAAAGTCCGGTAG
- a CDS encoding hypothetical protein (Evidence 5 : Unknown function; MaGe:77307428), which yields MSVMRWWISPRWRNGKRLNCAEPTKRPMKGHYRQRVRTDEFLVNITASDHGAVADGRGDGRDISPGHCAAGPARRDLYRVYACA from the coding sequence TTGTCAGTGATGCGATGGTGGATCTCACCTCGCTGGCGCAACGGGAAGCGGCTGAATTGCGCCGAGCCTACCAAGCGGCCAATGAAGGGCCATTACAGACAGCGAGTGCGCACCGATGAGTTTCTGGTCAACATTACCGCGTCCGATCATGGGGCTGTCGCCGATGGACGGGGTGACGGACGCGACATTTCGCCGGGTCATTGCGCAGCAGGGCCGGCCAGACGTGACCTTTACCGAGTTTACGCATGTGCATGA
- a CDS encoding tRNA-dihydrouridine synthase (MaGe:77307427) gives MSFWSTLPRPIMGLSPMDGVTDATFRRVIAQQGRPDVTFTEFTHVHDVCRGPEFLLNTLIYSELERPVVAQLYGKDPALFYQAAHAACELGFDGIDINMGCPSKNVASSGSGAGLIQTPEVARAIIQATNRAIHDWANGQTLEQVGFKPSRIAAIQSMNVGRQGAALVPRRVVPLSVKTRLGYDSVIVEDWVLHLAQEKPAAITLHGRTLKQMYRGEADWSAIARAVQVVKGTGVLLLGNGDVQSLHEAVSRVRSTQVDGVLVGRAVLGAPWFFHAKEQARESAQSAAPGHSIELPPMELNARFALMLDHARQFQAICGPGQFHCMRKHLGWYCKGFPHAAALRGQMFRVSSVEDVEAMIARYRAHQIVDASAAGEAADDDLSDQVATLVSRCS, from the coding sequence ATGAGTTTCTGGTCAACATTACCGCGTCCGATCATGGGGCTGTCGCCGATGGACGGGGTGACGGACGCGACATTTCGCCGGGTCATTGCGCAGCAGGGCCGGCCAGACGTGACCTTTACCGAGTTTACGCATGTGCATGATGTGTGTCGCGGGCCGGAGTTTCTCTTGAATACGCTGATCTATAGCGAATTGGAACGGCCGGTGGTTGCGCAGCTGTATGGCAAGGATCCGGCGTTGTTCTACCAGGCCGCCCATGCCGCCTGCGAATTGGGGTTTGACGGCATCGACATCAACATGGGCTGTCCGTCAAAAAACGTGGCCTCATCCGGTTCCGGTGCCGGGTTGATTCAAACTCCCGAGGTTGCCCGTGCGATCATTCAAGCCACCAATCGTGCCATTCACGATTGGGCGAATGGACAGACGTTGGAACAGGTTGGCTTCAAGCCATCCAGGATTGCGGCGATTCAGTCGATGAATGTTGGGCGCCAGGGAGCTGCGCTGGTGCCGCGCCGGGTTGTGCCGCTGTCGGTGAAAACCCGGCTCGGCTACGATTCCGTGATTGTGGAGGACTGGGTCCTGCATCTGGCCCAGGAGAAGCCTGCCGCCATTACGCTGCACGGGCGGACTCTCAAGCAAATGTATCGTGGCGAGGCGGATTGGTCGGCGATTGCCAGGGCGGTCCAGGTAGTCAAAGGGACTGGAGTGCTGCTGTTAGGAAACGGCGATGTGCAAAGTCTTCATGAGGCGGTGAGCCGTGTTCGATCCACACAGGTGGATGGCGTGCTAGTTGGGCGGGCTGTGTTGGGCGCGCCGTGGTTCTTTCACGCCAAAGAACAGGCCCGCGAGTCGGCTCAGTCGGCGGCGCCAGGCCATAGTATCGAACTGCCTCCGATGGAGCTCAATGCGCGATTTGCGTTGATGCTCGACCATGCCCGGCAGTTTCAGGCGATCTGCGGCCCGGGACAATTCCATTGCATGCGGAAACATCTAGGTTGGTATTGCAAAGGGTTTCCGCATGCCGCCGCGTTGCGTGGCCAGATGTTTCGGGTGTCGTCCGTCGAGGACGTGGAGGCCATGATTGCCCGCTATCGGGCCCATCAGATCGTCGATGCCTCGGCGGCAGGAGAGGCCGCCGACGATGACTTGTCCGATCAGGTTGCGACGCTTGTGTCGAGATGCAGTTGA
- a CDS encoding dTTP/UTP pyrophosphatase (MaGe:77307426), with product MQLILASTSPRRRELLALLGIPFEIVAPEFEELPQLGWSPRQQVEYFAREKARSIAATRPDSLVLGSDTVIERDGQMLGKPVDLADARAMLAGLAGRSHLVHTAVALCRRVSPHEAVALVTSTVKMKAYDAIVIERYLASQEPMGKAGAYSIQGQGGEFIESISGDFLGIVGLPLRAVAMLLAGAGLCVPADVDALYREKPYPNWPRFAND from the coding sequence ATGCAGTTGATCCTCGCCTCGACTTCTCCCCGCCGCCGAGAGCTGCTTGCATTGCTCGGCATCCCCTTCGAGATCGTTGCCCCTGAGTTTGAAGAGCTGCCTCAGCTCGGCTGGAGTCCCAGGCAACAGGTCGAGTATTTTGCGCGTGAAAAAGCGCGGTCTATCGCGGCCACACGACCGGACTCGCTGGTGCTGGGCAGCGACACCGTGATTGAACGTGACGGACAGATGTTGGGTAAGCCGGTGGATTTGGCCGATGCGCGGGCCATGCTGGCCGGATTGGCCGGGCGATCTCATCTTGTGCATACGGCTGTGGCCCTGTGCCGCCGGGTCTCTCCGCATGAAGCCGTTGCACTGGTGACATCCACAGTGAAGATGAAGGCGTATGACGCCATCGTCATTGAGCGGTATCTGGCCTCTCAGGAACCGATGGGGAAGGCCGGCGCCTACTCCATCCAGGGACAAGGCGGTGAATTCATCGAGTCGATCAGCGGCGACTTTCTTGGCATTGTCGGGTTGCCGCTACGCGCGGTGGCGATGTTGCTGGCCGGCGCAGGCCTGTGCGTTCCTGCCGATGTCGATGCGCTCTATCGGGAGAAACCCTATCCGAATTGGCCGCGGTTCGCGAACGATTGA